One part of the Phycisphaeraceae bacterium genome encodes these proteins:
- a CDS encoding DoxX family membrane protein, whose translation MTTSDTNPACSSTILKGWTCLVVPIRLAMGVIFALAAYTKLRPAPPGAMLSGPQDFSNAIKAFQTGLPDSLIQLSVFAVPWTEALCAVLLILGLWTRAAGAVASAMLILFTGLVISALSRGLNISCGCFGEHGLICSGPIGPCKIAENGLLIAAALAIALTPRPRLAIDSLFARS comes from the coding sequence GTGACTACCTCTGACACCAACCCGGCCTGCTCTTCCACCATCCTCAAGGGATGGACATGCCTCGTCGTCCCTATCCGCTTGGCGATGGGGGTGATCTTCGCCCTCGCCGCGTACACCAAGCTCCGACCAGCCCCCCCGGGCGCCATGCTCTCGGGCCCGCAGGACTTCTCGAACGCGATCAAAGCGTTCCAGACCGGTCTCCCCGACTCGCTCATCCAACTCTCCGTCTTCGCCGTTCCCTGGACCGAGGCCCTCTGCGCCGTGCTCCTGATCCTCGGCCTCTGGACCCGCGCCGCCGGCGCCGTCGCTTCTGCCATGCTCATCCTCTTCACCGGCCTGGTCATCTCCGCGCTCAGCCGCGGCCTGAACATCAGCTGCGGCTGCTTCGGTGAGCACGGCCTGATCTGCTCCGGCCCAATCGGCCCCTGCAAGATCGCCGAGAACGGCCTCCTCATCGCCGCCGCCCTCGCCATCGCCCTCACCCCCCGCCCCCGGCTGGCGATCGATTCCCTCTTTGCCCGCTCCTGA
- the rpsR gene encoding 30S ribosomal protein S18 yields MSRFNRFGATPKIKVAKKSGTGKIFVDYKNVEDLRRMMSPNGKIYARKRLQSSAAEQKLISQAIKRARFMGLLPYTSATL; encoded by the coding sequence ATGAGCCGTTTCAACCGTTTCGGGGCCACTCCCAAGATCAAGGTCGCCAAGAAGTCCGGCACCGGCAAGATCTTCGTTGACTACAAGAACGTCGAAGACCTCCGCCGCATGATGAGCCCCAACGGCAAGATCTACGCCCGCAAGCGCCTGCAGTCCTCCGCGGCGGAGCAGAAACTGATCTCCCAGGCCATCAAGCGTGCGCGGTTCATGGGCCTGCTGCCCTACACCAGCGCCACGCTGTAA
- a CDS encoding DUF1573 domain-containing protein: MSKTTRRTLPATAFTIAAISGLAAATAQLQPQQPQHPLAPVPANQVQAGQPDAAASFPLTFDELTFTWGDIPDTEKVSHVFKFKNTSGQTVHIKSVNGSCGCTVPTLSKMVYEAGETGEITATFDPAGRLGVQAKTVTVALEDPSIQPLIINISSNVKPFVYVDSAKVQFNETMINTEAKQTLHVIGRDPEFKVTSAEAANREMFSVNVLPSEPYMDGEEKLVRVPIEVTFKAGSTPGIQNTQITINTNDTRKPTVQSMVGGMIVGESRVSPQMVIVRTNAPSVQFEALAQIDNRLGKSFEIKAIDVEGPTGMNLAADFEPQTVNGNPGYLIKVVGVTPGLPGQARGQITLLTDIPGEAEIKIPLYANIVANQAQIQQQATKPAFNNEHAGHSHDDAAQKPAGPSH, translated from the coding sequence ATGTCCAAGACCACCCGCCGCACCCTGCCCGCCACCGCCTTCACCATCGCCGCGATCTCCGGCCTCGCCGCGGCGACCGCCCAGCTCCAGCCCCAGCAGCCGCAGCACCCCCTCGCCCCGGTCCCGGCCAACCAGGTCCAGGCCGGCCAGCCCGATGCCGCCGCCTCGTTCCCGCTCACCTTCGACGAACTCACCTTCACGTGGGGCGACATCCCCGACACCGAGAAGGTCAGCCACGTCTTCAAGTTCAAGAACACCTCCGGCCAGACCGTCCACATCAAGTCCGTGAATGGCTCCTGCGGCTGCACGGTCCCCACGCTCTCGAAGATGGTCTACGAGGCCGGTGAGACCGGCGAGATCACCGCCACCTTTGACCCCGCTGGCCGCCTGGGCGTGCAGGCCAAGACCGTCACCGTCGCGCTCGAGGACCCCTCGATCCAGCCCTTGATTATCAACATCTCCTCCAACGTCAAGCCCTTCGTCTACGTCGACAGCGCCAAGGTCCAGTTCAACGAGACGATGATCAACACGGAGGCCAAGCAGACCCTCCACGTCATCGGCCGCGACCCGGAGTTCAAGGTCACCAGCGCCGAAGCCGCCAACCGCGAGATGTTCTCCGTCAACGTCCTCCCCTCCGAGCCCTACATGGACGGCGAGGAGAAACTCGTCCGCGTCCCTATCGAGGTCACCTTCAAGGCCGGCAGCACGCCCGGCATCCAGAACACCCAGATCACCATCAACACCAACGACACCCGCAAGCCCACGGTGCAGTCCATGGTCGGCGGGATGATCGTCGGCGAGTCCCGCGTCTCCCCGCAGATGGTCATCGTCCGCACCAACGCCCCCTCCGTGCAGTTCGAGGCCCTCGCCCAGATTGACAACCGCCTCGGCAAGTCCTTCGAGATCAAGGCGATCGACGTCGAGGGCCCCACCGGCATGAACCTCGCCGCCGATTTCGAGCCCCAGACCGTCAACGGCAACCCGGGCTACCTCATCAAGGTCGTCGGCGTCACCCCCGGCCTCCCCGGCCAGGCCCGCGGCCAGATCACGCTCCTCACCGACATCCCCGGCGAGGCCGAGATCAAGATCCCCCTCTACGCCAACATCGTCGCCAACCAGGCCCAGATCCAGCAGCAGGCGACCAAGCCCGCCTTCAACAACGAGCACGCCGGCCACTCCCACGACGACGCCGCCCAGAAGCCCGCCGGCCCGAGCCACTGA
- a CDS encoding PQQ-dependent sugar dehydrogenase, producing MHVRNTTRVDGAVGVCRRGALVVAGVMVAAVSGAWGQPLPNPIPEPLPRDGARVRLVPLAAGLTAPNWGTSAPGMPGLLFVTDQTGIVWSIDVATGAKSVFMDLGSRLVSVGIAGPGTYDERGLLGLAFHPGFASNGLLYTYESRPVEGTADFTTLPVSTPANHHTVITEWQAATPVGAGGVSMGSAREVLRIAQPQFNHNGGAIAFGPDGYLYIALGDGGAADDQGNGHGPDGNAQDLGVILGKVLRIDVSGTNSANGRYGIPASNPFVGAVGLDEIYAYGLRNPFRFSFDSLTGELWLADVGQNHIEEINLIKAGGNYGWRVKEGTFLFDANGNGAGFVFKNSPGQPADMIDPVAQYDHDEGIAVVGGFVYRGGRIPALYGRYVFGELSPQFGVEPGRLFHLDGAMAIHEMRYAGMPLGLTLQGFGTDGFGRLYAMGNFTGLPGDTAGMVLRLEPACAADYDVSGTVEPADVAAFVQTWARALTEGTLEADFDTNGEIGPTDLSGFVNDWFVAVLTGC from the coding sequence ATGCACGTCAGGAATACAACACGTGTTGACGGGGCGGTGGGTGTCTGCCGTCGGGGGGCTCTGGTCGTCGCAGGAGTGATGGTCGCGGCGGTGTCGGGCGCCTGGGGTCAGCCGCTGCCGAACCCGATCCCGGAGCCGCTGCCGCGGGATGGGGCGCGGGTGAGGCTGGTGCCGCTCGCCGCGGGGCTGACGGCGCCGAACTGGGGGACATCGGCGCCCGGGATGCCGGGGCTGCTGTTTGTCACGGATCAGACCGGGATTGTGTGGTCGATCGATGTGGCGACGGGCGCGAAGAGCGTGTTCATGGATCTGGGGAGCAGGCTGGTGTCCGTGGGGATCGCGGGGCCGGGGACGTACGACGAGCGCGGGCTGCTGGGGCTGGCGTTCCACCCGGGGTTCGCGAGCAATGGGTTGTTGTACACGTACGAGTCGCGGCCGGTGGAGGGGACGGCGGACTTCACAACGCTGCCCGTCTCGACTCCGGCGAATCACCACACGGTGATCACGGAGTGGCAGGCGGCGACGCCGGTGGGTGCGGGGGGGGTGAGCATGGGGAGCGCGCGAGAGGTGCTCCGGATCGCGCAGCCGCAGTTCAACCACAACGGCGGGGCGATCGCGTTCGGGCCCGATGGGTACCTGTACATCGCACTGGGCGACGGCGGCGCGGCGGATGATCAGGGGAACGGGCACGGCCCCGACGGCAACGCGCAGGACTTGGGCGTGATCCTCGGGAAGGTGCTGCGGATCGACGTGAGCGGCACGAACAGCGCGAACGGGCGGTACGGGATCCCGGCGAGCAACCCGTTTGTCGGGGCGGTCGGGCTCGACGAGATCTACGCGTACGGGCTTCGGAATCCGTTCCGCTTCTCGTTCGACTCGCTGACGGGCGAGTTGTGGCTGGCGGATGTGGGGCAGAACCACATCGAGGAGATCAACCTGATCAAAGCGGGCGGGAACTACGGGTGGCGCGTCAAGGAGGGGACATTCCTGTTCGACGCGAACGGGAATGGGGCGGGGTTCGTGTTCAAGAACTCGCCGGGGCAGCCGGCGGACATGATCGACCCGGTGGCGCAGTACGACCACGACGAGGGGATCGCCGTGGTGGGCGGGTTTGTGTACCGCGGCGGGCGGATCCCGGCGCTGTACGGGCGGTATGTCTTCGGCGAACTCTCACCGCAGTTCGGCGTGGAGCCCGGGCGGCTGTTCCACCTCGACGGCGCGATGGCGATCCACGAGATGCGGTACGCGGGGATGCCCCTTGGGCTGACGCTGCAGGGGTTCGGGACCGACGGCTTCGGGCGGCTGTACGCGATGGGCAACTTCACCGGTCTGCCGGGCGACACGGCGGGGATGGTGCTCAGGCTGGAGCCGGCGTGCGCGGCGGATTATGACGTCAGCGGGACGGTGGAGCCGGCGGATGTCGCCGCGTTCGTGCAGACGTGGGCGAGGGCGCTGACGGAGGGGACGCTCGAGGCGGACTTCGACACGAACGGCGAGATCGGGCCGACGGACCTGTCGGGGTTCGTCAACGACTGGTTCGTAGCCGTGCTGACGGGGTGTTGA
- a CDS encoding DMT family transporter, with protein sequence MDHRSREQAHLSVPVGVLLIVVTLIGWSSVPLFIKHFSHLIDAWTSNGWRYGFSALVWLPVLVWGWRAKRLPAGLWRAALVPALFNTLGQAAFAWAHYKIEPGLLTFGLRLQIVFIGIGVYLLFPAERGIVRSWQYAVGFVMVLGGGTATVFLGQSPLAGAEAAGVALAVGSGAMFAAYALAVRRYMVGMNSVMAFAAISQYTAAVMVALMLLLGERMGATALALSNEQMALLFASSMIGIALGHVFYYMSIARLGVAVSTGVVQLQPILVSVASYFLFGEVLTAWQWAAGAAAITGALLMLSVQGRMGRGRAARAQTTSTPADEATDRPAETRSERMATASATEKAPVS encoded by the coding sequence ATGGACCATCGATCGAGAGAGCAGGCGCATCTGTCGGTGCCGGTGGGCGTCCTGCTGATCGTGGTGACGCTGATCGGGTGGTCGAGCGTGCCGCTGTTCATCAAGCACTTCTCGCACCTGATCGATGCGTGGACGAGCAACGGGTGGCGGTACGGGTTTTCGGCGCTGGTGTGGCTGCCGGTGCTGGTGTGGGGGTGGCGGGCGAAGCGGCTGCCGGCGGGGCTGTGGCGGGCGGCGCTGGTGCCGGCCCTGTTCAACACGCTAGGGCAGGCGGCGTTCGCGTGGGCGCACTACAAGATCGAGCCGGGGCTGCTGACGTTCGGGCTGCGGCTGCAGATCGTGTTCATCGGGATCGGCGTGTACCTGCTGTTCCCGGCGGAGCGGGGGATCGTGAGGAGTTGGCAGTACGCCGTGGGGTTCGTGATGGTGCTGGGGGGCGGGACGGCGACGGTGTTCCTCGGGCAGTCGCCGCTGGCGGGGGCGGAGGCGGCCGGGGTGGCGCTGGCGGTGGGGTCGGGGGCGATGTTCGCGGCGTACGCGCTGGCGGTGCGGCGGTACATGGTGGGGATGAACTCGGTGATGGCGTTCGCCGCGATCAGCCAGTACACGGCGGCGGTGATGGTGGCGCTGATGCTGCTGCTGGGGGAGCGGATGGGGGCGACGGCGCTGGCGCTGTCGAACGAGCAGATGGCGCTGCTGTTCGCTTCATCGATGATCGGGATCGCGCTGGGGCACGTCTTCTACTACATGAGCATCGCGCGGCTGGGGGTGGCGGTGTCGACGGGGGTGGTGCAGCTGCAGCCGATCCTGGTGTCGGTGGCGTCGTACTTCCTGTTCGGGGAGGTGCTGACGGCGTGGCAGTGGGCGGCGGGCGCGGCGGCGATCACCGGGGCACTGCTGATGCTCAGCGTGCAGGGGAGGATGGGGCGAGGCCGGGCGGCTCGCGCTCAGACGACGTCGACGCCCGCGGACGAGGCGACCGACAGGCCGGCGGAGACCAGGAGCGAGCGGATGGCGACGGCGTCGGCGACGGAGAAGGCGCCCGTGTCGTAG
- the dusB gene encoding tRNA dihydrouridine synthase DusB, translating to MLRIGPVQLQTNLLLAPIAGYCDLAYRLICRSFGGVGLACTDLLSPQGLLRGTATSLDLARTNDLDKPVGMQLYGCDPAIMAQGARWAADHGATVIDINMGCPVDKVTKKDGGSKLLCDPDRAQRLVEAIAAEVARDNIPVTAKLRLGWFNDHPVAEWLAPRLVQSGAAAITIHGRTTEQKFAGEVSHAGIARVVQAVKAVSPNTPVIGNGDVREAQDVQVMLDRTGCDGVMIGRGALSTPWLFRDAWSLLSGRGLPPTPSESEKIETIRRYFVMMLEFRHEHYAMTQVRRRISWFAKRLGPCKPLREAIRLARGPDDIHAALDLFAAGGLRRFSGDLAGAEEETLDPAPA from the coding sequence ATGCTCCGCATCGGGCCGGTCCAGCTCCAGACCAACCTCCTCCTCGCCCCGATCGCGGGCTACTGCGACCTCGCCTACCGCCTGATCTGCCGCTCCTTTGGCGGCGTCGGCCTCGCCTGCACCGATCTCCTCTCCCCCCAGGGCCTGCTCCGCGGCACCGCCACCAGCCTCGACCTGGCACGCACCAATGACCTCGACAAGCCCGTCGGTATGCAGCTCTACGGCTGCGACCCCGCCATCATGGCCCAGGGCGCCCGCTGGGCTGCTGACCACGGCGCCACCGTCATCGACATCAACATGGGCTGCCCGGTCGACAAGGTCACCAAAAAGGACGGCGGCTCCAAGCTCCTCTGCGATCCCGATCGCGCCCAGCGTCTCGTCGAGGCCATCGCCGCCGAAGTCGCCCGCGACAACATCCCCGTCACCGCCAAACTCCGCCTCGGCTGGTTCAACGACCACCCCGTCGCCGAGTGGCTCGCCCCCCGGCTCGTCCAGTCCGGCGCCGCCGCGATCACGATCCACGGCCGCACCACGGAACAGAAGTTCGCCGGCGAGGTCTCCCACGCCGGCATCGCCCGCGTTGTCCAGGCGGTCAAAGCCGTCAGCCCCAACACCCCGGTCATCGGAAACGGCGACGTCCGCGAGGCCCAAGACGTCCAGGTCATGCTCGACCGCACCGGCTGCGACGGCGTCATGATCGGCCGCGGCGCCCTCTCCACCCCCTGGCTCTTCCGCGATGCCTGGTCGCTCCTCTCCGGCCGCGGCCTCCCGCCCACCCCGTCCGAATCCGAGAAGATCGAGACGATCCGCCGCTACTTCGTCATGATGCTCGAGTTCCGGCACGAGCACTACGCCATGACGCAGGTCCGCCGCCGGATCTCCTGGTTCGCCAAACGTCTGGGTCCGTGCAAGCCGCTCCGTGAAGCCATCCGCCTCGCCCGAGGCCCCGACGACATCCACGCCGCCCTCGACCTGTTCGCCGCGGGGGGCCTCAGAAGGTTCTCGGGCGATCTGGCGGGCGCCGAGGAGGAAACTCTCGACCCAGCCCCCGCGTAA